In the Tenuifilum sp. 4138str genome, GCCCATGCCCATAATAATGGCTCGGCGGTTCTGTAGGTCGCTCATCACATCGCCCATTCGGTCGGCAGGAACAAGCACTTCAACATCGTAAATGGGCTCCATGATCTTAGGACCGGCTTCCTTGAATGCATTCTTGAATGCATTGCGGCCAGCGAGTTTAAATGATATTTCGTTTGAGTCAACCGGGTGCATCTTACCGTCGTAAACGGCAACGCGGATATCGCGGGCGTAAGAACCGGTAAGGGGTCCCTGTTCCATCTTCTCCATAATACCCTTGAGGATGGCAGGCATAAAGCGAGCATCAATTGCGCCACCCACAATGCAGTTATAGAACACCAGTTTACCGCCCCATTCCAGGTCTATCTCTTCCTTCCCCCTAATCGAGAGGTTGATTTCCTTGCCGTTAACCTTGTACTTAACGGGGTCAGGTGCTCCTTCAACATAGGGCTCAATAACAAGGTGAACCTCGCCAAACTGACCGGCACCACCCGATTGTTTCTTATGACGATAGTCGGCTTGGGCTACTTTGGTAATAGTTTCGCGGTACGGGATACGCGGGGCTATGTATTCAATTTCGAGCTTGTGCAGGTTGGTAAGTTGCCACTTCAGTATATTGAGGTGGAATTCTCCCTGGCCTGAAATGATAATCTGACGGAGCTCCTTGGAATGTTCAACCAGAATGGTTGGGTCTTCCTGGTGGGCACGGTTAAGCAGTTCGCCCAGCTTTTCAACCTCGGCCTCATTCTTTGGCTTAACTGCGGTACGGAACTTGGGATCGGGGAATTCCATGGGGTCGAAGGTGAAATCCAGACCCGGTCCGCAAAGTGTATGGTTGGTTTTACTGTTTTTAAGCTTAACGGTAGCGCCTATATCGCCGGCAACCAGTTCGGAAACCTTGTTACGGTTCTTGCCTGCTACAACAAATAGCTGCGAAAGGCGTTCCTTTGTTGAGTTGTTGGCGTTGGTTAGATCCATACCCTCGGTTACCTTACCGGACATTACGCGGAAGTAGCTGATTTCGCCAATGTGTGGCTCAACGGTCGATTTGAATATGAAAAGTGAGGTTGGGGCGCTGGCGTCGCAGATAATGGGCTTTTCGTTATTGTTTTTAAGAACCGGGGAAAGGGTAGGATTTGGCCCAACGTTAATGATAAAATCCATAAGGCGCTTGGTGCCAATGTTTTTAGCTGCCGATAGGCAGAAAACCGGCATAATGCTGCGGCTGGCAATACCCTTTGAAATACCTGAACGCATCTCATCCTCCGTGAGCAAACCCTGCTCAAAGAACTTCTCCATGAGCGATTCGTCGTTTTCGGCAGCAGCCTCAATGAGCGCATTGTGAAGCTCATTGGCCTTATCCATTTCGCTATCGGGAATGGGGAGTTCCTCGCGGATACCGGTATCGCCCTTAAACTTATACATTTTCATGGTGATAACATCGATAAAGCTATCGAAAGCAGCACCGGTAGCAACGGGGTACTGAACTAAAATAACCTTATTACCGAAGGTTTGCTTTAGCGAGTCGAGTGTAGCATCAAAGTTAGCCTTATCGTGGTCGAGCTGGTTAATGGCCAGTATCATAGGCTTATGAAGACGCTCGGCGTGACGGTTGAAAATTTCGGTTCCAACCTCAACCCCGTATTGGGCGTTAATAACCATTACCAGCAAATCGGCGGGATACATCGATGAGATAACGGCGCCAACAAAGTCGTCGGATCCCGGGGTGTCAATAATGTTAAGCTTGCTATTATTGAACTCGGTGTATAGCAAGGTTGAAAAAATTGACCTTTGGTTCTGCTGTTCAATTTCGGTGTAATCGGAAACGGTGTTCTTCCCTTCAATTGTTCCCTTGCGTTCAATTACCTTACCTTCAAACATCATCGACTCGGCCAGCGATGTCTTGCCCGAGCCAGTATTACCCAGTAAGGCGATATTCCTAATTTGTTCGGTTTGGTAGGTTTTCATGCGGTTTACGCTTATTATTGGTTTAACATCAGGTTAGTTAATTTTTCCAGTCGCGGGTATTCATTTATATAAAGGTATATCCCTTTAAAACCGATTCCCTTGACCGGTACCACCCTTTTGGGGTAGCCCCAAAAATAGTAAAATTTTGTTTCCAACAAATAAAAATTTCCAAAAGCCTTATGTTGTAAAACATTTTAGGGACATTGAGCGGATGATTTTTACAAGTTGCTAAAAATCAGGCTTGTTTTTTTAAATCAAAAGCTATACCTTTGCGCCCGCAAAAATGCAAACCGACCAAAAAAGTTGATGATCAACAAAAAAGTTGAGTTGCATTGTTGTAATTGTAAAAAAATCAATACCTTTGCAGTCCATTTTTTAAACTTAAACTATAACAATAAATTGGATTTATGCCAACAATTCAGCAACTAGTAAGAAAAGGAAGGTCTAAACTGGTGGATAAGAGCAAGGCTCCAGCCCTTGATGCTTGCCCCCAGAGACGAGGTGTATGTGTACGCGTGTACACCACTACACCTAAGAAGCCGAATTCGGCTATGCGTAAGGTTGCCAGGGTTAGGCTTACTAACGGTAAGGAGGTTAACGCCTACATTCCTGGTGAAGGTCACAACTTGCAGGAGCACTCCATAGTGTTAATCCGCGGGGGTAGGGTAAAGGATTTGCCCGGTGTTCGTTATCACCTGATTCGCGGAACACTCGATGCTTCCGGAGTAGAAGGTCGTAAACAGGGCCGTTCCAAGTACGGCGCCAAGAGGCCTAAAGATAAAAAGTAAAAGTTAACCTCATTTGAATTGGTTGAACAATGAGAAAAGCAAAACCAAAAAAACGGATTATCTTACCCGATCCCAAGTTCGGCGATGTAATGGTTACCAAGTTTGTGAACAACTTAATGGTAACGGGTAAGAAGAGTATTGCCTTCGAAATCTTTTACAATGCACTTGATATAGTTGGTAAAAGAATGAAGGACAGCGAAAAATCGCCCCTTGAAATCTGGAAGATTGCCCTTGAAAACGTTACCCCACAGGTTGAGGTTAAGAGCCGCAGGGTGGGTGGTGCTACTTTCCAGGTTCCCACCGAGGTCCGTCCTGAGCGTAAAATCTCACTCTCCATGAAAAACCTCATACTTTTTGCCCGTAAGCGCGCCGGTAAGGGTATGAGCGAAAAGCTTGCTGCTGAGATTATTGCTGCTTACAACCAGGAAGGTGGTGCTTTCAAGCGTAAGGAGGATATGCATAAGATGGCTGAAGCTAACAAGGCTTTTGCACATTTCCGTTTCTAAAACCAAATAGCACGAGGAAGGTAGGAGATAGATGAGCAGAGATTTAAGATTCACTCGGAATATTGGGATTATGGCCCACATCGACGCCGGTAAAACAACAACTACCGAGCGTATCCTGTTTTATACAGGTAAAACTCACAAAATTGGTGAGGTACACGATGGGGCTGCAACAATGGACTGGATGGTGCAGGAGCAGGAGCGTGGTATCACTATCACCTCAGCCGCTACTACAACTTTTTGGAACTACGAGAATAAGCAGTATCAAATAAACATTATCGACACCCCAGGACACGTGGACTTTACCGTTGAGGTGGAGCGTTCACTCCGTGTACTCGATGGCGCCATTGCCACTTTCTGTGCCGTGGGTGGTGTTGAGCCCCAAAGCGAAACCGTTTGGCGCCAAGCCGATAAGTACAGGGTTCCCCGCATTGCCTATGTTAACAAGATGGACCGTGTGGGTGCCGATTTCCTTGGGGTTGTTCAGGAAATTAAGGACAAGTTAGGTGCAAACCCAATTCCCATTCAGCTCCCTATTGGAGCCGAAGATAACTTCAACGGCATAATCGATCTTATTGAGAATAAGGCCGTAGTTTTCTTTGAGGACGAAAAGCTTAAGGCTACCAACTACCGTTTGGAACCGGTTCCTGCCAACATGAAGGACGAGGTTGACGATTGGCGTGCCAAGCTTATTGAGGCAGTTGCATCGTACAACGATGAGCTCCTTGAGCGTTTCTTTGAAGACCCCGATTCCATTACCAAGCAGGAGATTATTGAAACTATCCGTAAGGCAACAATCGACATGTCGATTATTCCGGTTCTTTGCGGATCGTCGTTCAAGAATAAGGGTGTACAACACCTGCTCGATGCAGTTGTTGCCTTCCTTCCCAGCCCTCTCGATAAGGGCGATGTGGTTGGTACAAATCCTAATACCGATAAAGAAGAGGTTCGTAAACCCTACATCGATCAGCCTTTCTGCGGTTTAGCATTCAAAATTGCTACCGATCCCTTTGTAGGCCGTTTGGCCTTCATCAGGGTTTACTCCGGAAAGATTGATAGCGGTAGTTATGTTTTTAACACCCGTACCGGCAAAAAGGAGCGTATTAGCCGTATTTACCAGATGCATGCCAACAAGCAGAACCCAATTGAGTTTTGCGAGGCTGGCGATATTTGTGCTGCGGTTGGTTTTAAAGATATTAGAACTGGCGATACCCTTTGCTTGGAGGAAAAACCAATTGCCCTTGAGGCCATGACTTTCCCTGAGCCTGTAATTGGTTTAGCTATTGAGCCCAAAACCCAAAAGGATTTGGATAAGCTTGGCGTTGCGCTTAACAAGTTAGCCGAGGAAGACCCCACATTCCGTGTAAACACCGACCCCGATAGCGGTCAAACCGTGATTAGCGGTATGGGTGAGTTACACCTCGAGATCATTGTCGACCGCCTACGTCGCGAGTTCAATGTTGAGATTAACCAGGGCGCACCTCAGGTAGCTTACCGCGAGGCATTTACCAAGAGCGTTTCGCACCGCGAGGTGTTCAAGAAGCAAACTGGTGGAAAGGGTAAGTTTGCCGATATTATTTTTGAAATGGGTCCTGCAGACGAAGGCGTAACCGGACTGCAGTTTATTGATGAGGTTAAGGGTGGTAATATTCCCCGTGAATTTATCCCCTCAGTACAGAAGGGCTTTGAGCTAGCCATGAGCAACGGCGTACTCGCCGGCTATGCCATCCCCAGCATGAAGGTGGTACTCAAGGATGGCTCGTTCCACCCGGTTGACTCCGATGCACTCTCGTTCGAAATAGCTGCCCGTTACGGATTCCGCGCAGCAGGTCCAAAAGCCGCTCCGGTTTTACTTGAGCCAATCATGAATGTAGAGGTGGTTACCCCCGAGGAAAACATGGGCGATGTAATTGGTGACCTCAACAAACGTCGTGGCCAAATTGCCGGAATGGAATCGAAGGGTAACGCCCGAGTGGTTAAGGCTAAGGTTCCCCTTGCAGAGATGTTTGGGTACGTAACCGTACTCCGCACCCTAACCTCCGGACGCGCCACTTCAACCATGGAGTTCTCCCATTACGCCGAAGTACCCGCTAACATTGCTAAGGAGGTGATTGAGAAATCCAAGGGCAAAGAGCTAAAGGAAATTGAATAATTACTTTTATCCGATAAGTACAATGAGCCAAAAGATTAGAATTAAACTCAAATCGTACGACCACAACCTGGTTGATAAGTCGGCCGAAAAGATCGTGAAAACGGTCAAGGCTACAGGCGCTGTGGTGAGCGGTCCAATTCCGCTTCCAACACATAAGCGGATTTTTACGGTTAACCGTTCAACATTCGTTAACAAGAAGTCGAGGGAGCAATTTGAACTCAGCTCCTATAAGCGTTTGCTCGATATCTACAGCTCCAATGCGAAGACTATCGATGCTCTGATGAAGCTCGAACTTCCCAGTGGAGTCGAAGTAGAGATTAAAGTATGAGTGTGAATTGTAAATTAGAAAGACAATGCCACAAGGATTAATTGGACGTAAAATCGGAATGACTTCCGTATTCGGTGAGGACGGTAAGAATATCCCCTGCACCGTAATTGAGGCTGGTCCTTGCGTTGTCACACAGGTAAAAAGCGCTGAAACCGATGGTTATACAGCCATTCAGCTTGCCTATGATGACAAAAAGGAGAAACACACCAGCAGGCCTATGCTCGGCCATTTTAAGAAAGCCAACACTACCCCAAAGCGTAAGTTGGTTGAATTCCGCGATTGGGAAGGATTACAGCTTGGCGATGTAGTAACCGTTGACCTCTTTGCTAACGACAACTGGGTTGACGTAGTTGGTATAACCAAAGGTAAAGGATTCCAAGGTGTT is a window encoding:
- the rpsJ gene encoding 30S ribosomal protein S10 encodes the protein MSQKIRIKLKSYDHNLVDKSAEKIVKTVKATGAVVSGPIPLPTHKRIFTVNRSTFVNKKSREQFELSSYKRLLDIYSSNAKTIDALMKLELPSGVEVEIKV
- the fusA gene encoding elongation factor G, which encodes MSRDLRFTRNIGIMAHIDAGKTTTTERILFYTGKTHKIGEVHDGAATMDWMVQEQERGITITSAATTTFWNYENKQYQINIIDTPGHVDFTVEVERSLRVLDGAIATFCAVGGVEPQSETVWRQADKYRVPRIAYVNKMDRVGADFLGVVQEIKDKLGANPIPIQLPIGAEDNFNGIIDLIENKAVVFFEDEKLKATNYRLEPVPANMKDEVDDWRAKLIEAVASYNDELLERFFEDPDSITKQEIIETIRKATIDMSIIPVLCGSSFKNKGVQHLLDAVVAFLPSPLDKGDVVGTNPNTDKEEVRKPYIDQPFCGLAFKIATDPFVGRLAFIRVYSGKIDSGSYVFNTRTGKKERISRIYQMHANKQNPIEFCEAGDICAAVGFKDIRTGDTLCLEEKPIALEAMTFPEPVIGLAIEPKTQKDLDKLGVALNKLAEEDPTFRVNTDPDSGQTVISGMGELHLEIIVDRLRREFNVEINQGAPQVAYREAFTKSVSHREVFKKQTGGKGKFADIIFEMGPADEGVTGLQFIDEVKGGNIPREFIPSVQKGFELAMSNGVLAGYAIPSMKVVLKDGSFHPVDSDALSFEIAARYGFRAAGPKAAPVLLEPIMNVEVVTPEENMGDVIGDLNKRRGQIAGMESKGNARVVKAKVPLAEMFGYVTVLRTLTSGRATSTMEFSHYAEVPANIAKEVIEKSKGKELKEIE
- the rpsL gene encoding 30S ribosomal protein S12, with translation MPTIQQLVRKGRSKLVDKSKAPALDACPQRRGVCVRVYTTTPKKPNSAMRKVARVRLTNGKEVNAYIPGEGHNLQEHSIVLIRGGRVKDLPGVRYHLIRGTLDASGVEGRKQGRSKYGAKRPKDKK
- the rpsG gene encoding 30S ribosomal protein S7 yields the protein MRKAKPKKRIILPDPKFGDVMVTKFVNNLMVTGKKSIAFEIFYNALDIVGKRMKDSEKSPLEIWKIALENVTPQVEVKSRRVGGATFQVPTEVRPERKISLSMKNLILFARKRAGKGMSEKLAAEIIAAYNQEGGAFKRKEDMHKMAEANKAFAHFRF
- a CDS encoding elongation factor G, which translates into the protein MKTYQTEQIRNIALLGNTGSGKTSLAESMMFEGKVIERKGTIEGKNTVSDYTEIEQQNQRSIFSTLLYTEFNNSKLNIIDTPGSDDFVGAVISSMYPADLLVMVINAQYGVEVGTEIFNRHAERLHKPMILAINQLDHDKANFDATLDSLKQTFGNKVILVQYPVATGAAFDSFIDVITMKMYKFKGDTGIREELPIPDSEMDKANELHNALIEAAAENDESLMEKFFEQGLLTEDEMRSGISKGIASRSIMPVFCLSAAKNIGTKRLMDFIINVGPNPTLSPVLKNNNEKPIICDASAPTSLFIFKSTVEPHIGEISYFRVMSGKVTEGMDLTNANNSTKERLSQLFVVAGKNRNKVSELVAGDIGATVKLKNSKTNHTLCGPGLDFTFDPMEFPDPKFRTAVKPKNEAEVEKLGELLNRAHQEDPTILVEHSKELRQIIISGQGEFHLNILKWQLTNLHKLEIEYIAPRIPYRETITKVAQADYRHKKQSGGAGQFGEVHLVIEPYVEGAPDPVKYKVNGKEINLSIRGKEEIDLEWGGKLVFYNCIVGGAIDARFMPAILKGIMEKMEQGPLTGSYARDIRVAVYDGKMHPVDSNEISFKLAGRNAFKNAFKEAGPKIMEPIYDVEVLVPADRMGDVMSDLQNRRAIIMGMGSVKGFEVINAKVPLAELNRYSTALSSLTSGRATYTMKFASYEQVPADVQEKLLKAYQEQEEEE
- the rplC gene encoding 50S ribosomal protein L3, which translates into the protein MPQGLIGRKIGMTSVFGEDGKNIPCTVIEAGPCVVTQVKSAETDGYTAIQLAYDDKKEKHTSRPMLGHFKKANTTPKRKLVEFRDWEGLQLGDVVTVDLFANDNWVDVVGITKGKGFQGVVKRHGFSGVGGRTHGQHNRQRHPGSMGASSFPSRVLPGKRLAGRTGGERVKIINLRVLKVIPESNLLLVKGSIPGAKGSYIIIEK